From Thunnus maccoyii chromosome 21, fThuMac1.1, whole genome shotgun sequence, the proteins below share one genomic window:
- the LOC121887766 gene encoding reducing polyketide synthase PKS1-like isoform X2: protein MDPQQKQLLQCVYRALENAGIPMEKASGTRTGVFFGLMNRDYETNAAQLHPNMINHWTGTGLATSLAANRVSYVFNFTGPSLCIDCACSSSLVSVHLACQSIKQGDCDMAVCGGVNCILAPATFVALSKARMISPDGTSKPFSSRADGYGRGEGCGVLLLKPLKKAIQDHDHIWGIISKTAVNQDGHSVTPITKPSMAQQEELLRSIYSEYDLTNVQYIEAHGTGTPVGDPTEAESISNVIAKARPPGSETVRIGSVKSNIGHTESAAGMAGLIKVLLMMKHETIVPSIFYSEETARIDAKALNIKIPEEVEKWEASGARIAGVNSFGFGGTNAHAIVKQYKQSHTEIKNDRKQARYFVLSANSPKSITLMMEDTIKQLDADCKVDLDSLVYTSACRRSHLKHKYRKAIVVSSIIDLKEKLSAAVSKTFSPSYSDPSLVFVFCGNGVTYHGMCKLLLKHEPVFRDKIKEIAQFFQRLSALNILDTLESEFESSDFKNPDVVQPLLFAIQVGITTLFRHWGVKPDAILGHSVGEVAAAHCSGLLSLEDAVKVIYFRSTLQRKVTGGKMLVISNMAVSEVTALLPQYSGTICLAAFNSPESCTVSGNADAIDSFHMKLNTTANSQNLFLRVLDVPVAYHSHMMDPILPEIKQTIGSLQVNDLDTELFSTVTGKEVHQGDFCTGAYWARNIREPVAFEEAVRSATKGKKNTVFVEIGPRRALQRNIMESLGNDTVVLASVQPEKDQETIMSVVSKLFELGVRVDWNTFYTGYETMPLPFPQYQFDCSDRDVIIRATQKNTASNHPVLWQTGSESNVFSCDLMSDSSFYLKEHKLNNIPIIPGAFYVELGLATFMAIAKPKVPLNSLQLSVNFHSPFVLTQNSPEMRVKLEQTENETSFTVFSSSAMYATGTVVSKKERLIEEQSISLSSIYKRCTSVVSSEEFYGYLSHGGFQYGDVFQIKGDVHYGEDLKEVFTVVTVPEELQSQLHDYCIHPVVLDFLMQLLPVTIQYSFDGRPGFPTKIGSFTVLEPLQDEMIIYLRATDVSVDHSEVCGCLADKEGRVLVEVKHVMSKYLGSRSHVVEEYFYHNDFGVIPEGVISVSHPKALVFCDHLGISKGLQQHLDSRSRYISFTHAKDILSHGFPALLANLNITDIEKNFDEILFMWGKENLTSLEADVVLQNLASCCETFRQIVLELKRIHFPNSIRVVTYCSSDITLEHISPGFALTGMTRSCAAEIPDLSFQLIDISAISTKDIAALSDVLRSYPCSKYPELVVKEGLILKPSIVRTPPEIIGNSDRSFTSNMSEPCILQTVDAHKMTKLNAIHSDEEAKPISDASVEIRPTKICVHSSDYFPVSASHLKFGQTLYWDKHSSQNHKLLSLDFSGTITAVGKHVRELKVGDQVACCYPVVAASRVRVPEDVCYSTEHFPCLKKTPCVSYFVLAWEILHRALPRAKNRLGIISSVPDSALMKVLALTSHKSGWKVIVGTQCNDSFVDVNQMDAFVVLPPFDESLIAKVCNFPGVQHVVIISESQMQSLFAQDLFQSVKESVHVQTIHMPVILQKGSLSAQRQHIYHWLKSLNLSRTFSLESFTFQNMKSESIKTLQSEEPESYFNSKKLAVVALEKGHSNELSDIPLLSTKKQLFRKRAVYIVAGGLSGLGFETVKFISQRGGRYIVILSRSKPTPDVQKEMQNVEKQSGNCITAMQCDISVCEHVHKVISVISLKFPGCPVRGVFHSAVVLHDGLIETLDRSLYEKVLKPKVNGVVNLHHATLSCELDYFVCYSSIAASLGNAFQTNYAAANAFLDMFCQYRRKLGLPGQSINWGALNLGLLLNKEHIQQFLEVKGIMVLDVAEIHQSLEQCLVLNRPQQAVCRFHFRNLTYNVSSQNAALNMRMYAIVEEALLKSKETDSQTKQTNSVSPKDFLVSLLTETVGIDKSEIKDESPLSSLGIDSMQAMTLQNLIFQGRGVNVPLVRLLDPNAMLSTVVAILSEEAGDENVSNNQKSLPTEDTNDV from the exons ATGGATCCTCAACAAAAACAGCTCCTTCAGTGTGTCTACAGGGCTTTAGAAAATGCTGGAATTCCTATGGAGAAGGCCAGTGGGACCAGGACAGGAGTATTTTTTG GCCTAATGAACAGAGATTACGAAACAAATGCTGCACAATTGCATCCAAATATGATCAACCACTGGACTGGCACAGGGCTTGCCACAAGTTTAGCAGCAAACAGGGTGTCCTACGTCTTCAACTTCACTGGGCCCTCACTGTGCATAGATTGTGCCTGCTCATCATCCCTCGTGTCTGTTCATCTTGCCTGTCAATCCATTAAACAAG GAGATTGTGACATGGCTGTGTGTGGGGGGGTCAACTGTATCTTAGCGCCAGCAACGTTTGTTGCTCTCAGCAAGGCCAGGATGATCTCACCTGACGGGACCAGTAAACCTTTCTCCAGCAGAGCAGATGGCTACGGTAGAGGGGAGGGCTGTGGCGTTCTTCTCCTGAAGCCACTAAAAAAG GCTATACAAGACCATGATCACATCTGGGGTATCATCAGCAAAACAGCCGTCAACCAAGATGGTCACTCAGTCACTCCAATCACCAAACCCTCCATGGCACAACAAGAAGAGCTGTTGCGAAGTATCTACTCAGAGTATGACCTCACAAATGTCCAGTACATAGAGGCACATGGGACTGGGACCCCAGTTGGAGACCCAACAGAGGCAGAAAGCATCTCAAACGTCATTGCTAAAGCCAGACCTCCTGGTTCAGAGACAGTGCGGATTGGCTCTGTGAAGAGCAATATTGGACACACAGAATCTGCTGCTGGAATGGCAGGACTCATTAAGGTCCTCTTAATGATGAAGCATGAGACCATTGTTCCCTCCATTTTCTACTCCGAAGAGACTGCCAGAATAGATGCCAAAGCTCTGAACATTAAAATTCCTGAGGAAGTAGAAAAGTGGGAAGCCTCTGGTGCAAGAATTGCAGGAGTGAACAGCTTTGGTTTTGGGGGTACAAATGCCCATGCAATTGTCAAACAGTACAAACAGTCACACACTGAGATAAAGAATGACAGGAAGCAGGCAAGGTATTTTGTCTTGTCGGCAAATTCACCAAAATCCATCACTCTGATGATGGAAGACACAATTAAACAGCTAGATGCAGATTGCAAAGTTGATCTAGATTCTCTGGTGTACACATCAGCTTGCAGGAGGAGCCAcctgaaacacaaatacagaaaggCCATTGTGGTTTCATCCATAATTGATCTTAAAGAGAAGCTAAGTGCTGCTGTTAGCAAAACATTTAGCCCGTCCTACTCAGATCCAAGCTTAGTGTTCGTCTTCTGTGGAAATGGTGTCACTTATCATGGCATGTGCAAGCTGCTTCTAAAACATGAGCCTGTATTCAGAGATAAGATCAAAGAGATTGCACAATTTTTCCAAAGGCTGAGTGCACTGAACATCTTGGACACACTTGAGAGTGAGTTTGAGAGTAGTGACTTCAAAAACCCAGATGTTGTCCAACCTCTCCTCTTTGCTATCCAGGTTGGCATTACCACCTTATTCAGACACTGGGGTGTCAAGCCTGATGCAATACTGGGTCACTCTGTTGGCGAGGTTGCAGCCGCCCACTGCTCTGGCCTCTTGTCTCTTGAGGATGCAGTGAAGGTAATCTATTTCCGCAGCACTCTCCAGAGAAAAGTCACAGGGGGAAAGATGCTTGTGATCAGCAACATGGCTGTATCAGAGGTGACTGCTCTTCTCCCTCAATACTCTGGTACAATTTGCCTTGCTGCTTTTAACAGCCCAGAGTCCTGCACAGTCTCAGGTAATGCAGATGCAATAGATAGCTTCCATATGAAGCTAAACACCACAGCCAACAGTCAGAATCTGTTCCTCCGTGTACTGGATGTTCCTGTTGCTTATCACAGCCACATGATGGATCCAATTCTGCCAGAAATCAAGCAGACAATTGGTTCCTTACAGGTCAATGATCTTGACACAGAGTTGTTCTCAACAGTGACAGGCAAGGAAGTACATCAGGGTGATTTCTGCACAGGCGCATATTGGGCTAGAAACATCCGTGAGCCAGTGGCTTTTGAAGAAGCAGTGAGGTCAGCAACTAAAGGAAAGAAGAATACAGTCTTTGTAGAGATAGGGCCAAGAAGAGCCCTACAGAGGAATATCATGGAATCGCTGGGTAATGACACAGTTGTTCTTGCTTCAGTACAGCCAGAGAAAGATCAAGAAACAATAATGTCAGTTGTTTCTAAACTGTTCGAACTGGGTGTTCGGGTAGATTGGAACACTTTCTACACAGGATATGAGACCATGCCACTGCCTTTCCCACAATATCAGTTTGATTGCTCAGACAGGGATGTTATCATCAGagcaacacagaaaaacacagcaagtAATCATCCTGTCCTCtggcagacaggaagtgaaagcAACGTTTTCAGCTGTGATCTGATGTCTGATTCTTCTTTCTACCTGAAAGAGCACAAACTCAACAATATACCCATCATCCCTGGGGCCTTCTATGTTGAGTTGGGTTTAGCCACATTCATGGCCATTGCCAAACCAAAAGTCCCCCTCAACTCACTACAGCTCAGTGTCAACTTTCACAGTCCATTTGTTTTGACCCAAAATTCACCAGAAATGAGGGTGAAActagaacaaacagaaaatgagactAGTTTCACAGTATTCTCCTCATCTGCAATGTATGCAACAGGCACAGTGGTTTCAAAGAAAGAGAGGCTGATTGAGGAGCAGTCCATTTCCCTAAGCTCCATCTACAAAAGATGCACATCGGTAGTAAGCTCTGAGGAATTTTATGGGTATCTCTCTCACGGAGGCTTTCAGTATGGAGATGTCTTCCAGATTAAGGGGGATGTGCACTATGGGGAAGATCTGAAAGAGGTGTTTACAGTTGTCACAGTTCCAGAGGAACTGCAATCTCAGTTGCATGACTACTGCATTCATCCTGTTGTGCTGGATTTTCTGATGCAGCTTCTACCAGTCACAATCCAGTATAGTTTTGATGGTAGACCAGGATTTCCCACAAAAATAGGAAGTTTCACAGTGTTGGAACCTTTGCAAGATGAAATGATTATCTATCTGAGAGCAACTGATGTGAGTGTTGATCACTCTGAGGTTTGTGGCTGCCTTGCAGATAAAGAAGGCAGAGTGTTGGTTGAGGTTAAGCATGTGATGAGCAAGTACCTTGGCAGTCGTTCTCATGTGGTTGAGGAGTACTTCTACCATAATGACTTTGGTGTCATCCCTGAGGGTGTCATATCTGTTTCTCATCCTAAGGCCTTGGTCTTTTGCGATCATCTAGGGATCTCTAAAGGCCTGCAACAACATTTGGACTCAAGGTCTAGATACATTTCCTTCACACATGCAAAAGACATCTTGAGCCATGGGTTCCCCGCTCTCCTGGCAAATCTCAATATCACAGATATTGAGAAAAACTTTGATGAGATCTTATTTATGTGGGGCAAAGAAAACCTTACTTCACTGGAAGCTGATGTTGTTCTGCAGAATTTGGCGAGCTGCTGTGAGACTTTCCGCCAAATAGTCCTTGAGCTCAAGCGGATTCATTTCCCAAACTCCATCAGAGTGGTAACCTACTGTTCATCTGACATCACATTAGAGCACATAAGTCCAGGTTTTGCGCTTACTGGCATGACAAGATCATGTGCTGCAGAGATACCAGATCTTTCATTTCAGTTGATTGATATAAGCGCTATCTCTACTAAGGACATTGCAGCTCTTTCTGATGTCCTAAGATCATATCCTTGCAGCAAGTACCCAGAATTGGTGGTAAAAGAGGGGCTGATTCTGAAACCCTCCATTGTGCGTACTCCACCTGAGATAATAGGCAACTCAGATCGTAGTTTTACCTCTAACATGTCTGAACCCTGCATCCTTCAGACAGTTGATGCACATAAGATGACTAAACTGAATGCCATTCATTCTGATGAGGAGGCAAAGCCAATCAGTGATGCATCAGTTGAAATTCGGCCCACTAAGATATGTGTTCATTCTTCAGATTACTTCCCTGTCAGTGCCTCACATCTGAAATTTGGCCAGACACTGTACTGGGACAAACACTCATCACAGAACCACAAGCTCCTTTCTCTTGATTTCAGTGGTACTATTACAGCAGTTGGAAAACATGTCAGGGAGTTGAAAGTGGGAGACCAAGTTGCTTGCTGTTACCCTGTGGTGGCAGCCAGCAGGGTCAGAGTTCCAGAGGATGTGTGTTACAGTACCGAACACTTCCCGTGCCTTAAAAAAACACCCTGTGTTTCCTACTTTGTACTAGCATGGGAAATCCTGCATCGTGCCTTGCCAAGAGCCAAAAATCGTCTAGGAATCATATCCTCTGTGCCTGACTCTGCTCTGATGAAAGTCTTGGCACTCACTTCTCACAAATCCGGGTGGAAGGTGATTGTTGGAACACAGTGCAATGACTCTTTTGTAGATGTCAATCAAATGGACGCATTTGTTGTCCTGCCTCCATTTGATGAATCCCTGATTGCTAAAGTCTGCAACTTTCCTGGTGTCCAACATGTTGTCATCATCTCTGAATCTCAGATGCAGTCTTTGTTTGCTCAGGATTTGTTCCAAAGTGTAAAGGAAAGTGTTCATGTGCAGACAATTCACATGCCAGTCATTTTGCAAAAGGGATCCTTGAGTGCACAAAGGCAACACATTTATCACTGGCTCAAGTCCTTGAACTTGAGCAGGACATTTTCTCTTGAAAGCTTTACCTTTCAGAATATGAAATCTGAAAGCATCAAGACTcttcagtcagaggaaccagaATCATACTTCAACTCAAAGAAACTGGCTGTTGTGGCTTTAGAAAAAGGTCACAGCAATGAATTATCCGACATTCCACTGctgtcaacaaaaaaacagcttttccGAAAGAGAGCAGTGTACATTGTGGCAGGTGGTCTCTCTGGTCTGGGCTTTGAGACGGTCAAGTTCATCTCGCAAAGAGGGGGTAGGTACATTGTCATACTCTCCAGGAGCAAGCCCACtccagatgtgcaaaaagaGATGCAAAATGTGGAGAAACAGAGTGGAAACTGCATCACTGCAATGCAGTGTGACATATCTGTCTGTGAGCATGTGCACAAGGTTATCAGTGTCATCAGCCTGAAATTCCCTGGTTGTCCAGTCAGAGGAGTGTTTCACAGTGCAGTTGTCTTGCATGATGGGCTTATTGAGACCCTTGACAGATCTCTCTATGAGAAAGTTCTCAAACCCAAAGTAAATGGTGTAGTTAATTTGCACCATGCAACACTAAGCTGTGAGTTAGATTACTTTGTGTGTTACTCCTCCATCGCAGCTTCTCTTGGAAACGCATTTCAAACAAACTATGCAGCAGCCAATGCATTCCTCGACATGTTCTGTCAGTACAGGCGCAAACTTGGGTTGCCAGGACAGTCTATCAACTGGGGAGCTCTGAACCTTGGGCTCCTCTTGAACAAGGAGCATATCCAGCAATTTCTGGAGGTAAAAGGGATTATGGTGTTGGATGTGGCTGAGATTCATCAAAGTCTGGAGCAATGCCTTGTGCTCAACCGACCCCAACAGGCTGTTTGTAGGTTTCACTTCAGAAATCTCACGTACAATGTCTCCTCTCAAAATGCAGCCTTGAATATGCGCATGTACGCAATAGTAGAGGAGGCTTTACTAAAGTCCAAAGAGACAGATTCTCAAACTAAACAAACCAACTCTGTCTCACCAAAAGACTTTCTTGTCTCACTGCTTACTGAGACCGTTGGCATCGATAAAAGTGAGATAAAAGATGAATCACCTCTTTCATCCTTAGGCATTGACTCCATGCAGGCCATGACTCTGCAAAATCTCATCTTTCAAGGGAGAGGTGTGAATGTGCCTTTGGTAAGGTTGTTGGATCCCAATGCTATGCTATCAACAGTGGTAGCTATACTGAGTGAAGAAGCTGGAGATGAAAATGTCAGCAATAACCAAAAGTCTCTTCCAACTGAGGACACAAATGATGTTTAA